In Janthinobacterium sp. 67, a genomic segment contains:
- a CDS encoding acyltransferase family protein, which produces MSHDTRRHDIDALRFLVFSLLIVYHTALLYMDGWNFHMHSSYATDALNMPLVFLNRWRMEIVFLISGVSCAMMTQASRSAFLWRRVKRLLLPLLFGMAVIIPIQPYCEGVSKGLIEPGYGQFLLHYFGGYAWPEGAFAGWQFGFTWNHLWYLVYLLLYTIVLVALQPLLGRIKPYFRRLRGWRLLVLPALPALAATAFLKMRYPETHAIVRDWYAHGIYFTLFVYGWWLGNDKGLWAELARLRWHTLWLGLGAFAVYMAFDQIYSENLLTWASFGSWPMRNLYMWLAICAILGWSHTLLNKPFAWLPWARQAVFPWYLLHQSAIVLLAYWLVPLKLGPVLEPLLIFIGTVATCWLGTSLLISKINWLRPCFGLPAQPGRRLTADTALAAN; this is translated from the coding sequence ATGAGCCATGACACCCGCCGCCACGATATCGACGCCTTGCGCTTTCTCGTCTTCAGTCTGCTGATCGTCTATCACACTGCCCTGCTCTACATGGATGGCTGGAACTTTCACATGCACAGCAGCTACGCCACCGATGCCTTGAACATGCCGCTGGTCTTCCTGAACCGCTGGCGCATGGAAATCGTCTTCCTCATCTCGGGCGTGTCGTGCGCCATGATGACGCAGGCCTCGCGCAGTGCCTTCCTGTGGCGCAGGGTCAAGCGCCTGCTCTTGCCGCTGCTGTTCGGCATGGCCGTCATCATCCCCATCCAGCCGTATTGCGAAGGCGTCAGCAAGGGATTGATCGAGCCTGGCTACGGACAGTTCCTGCTCCATTACTTTGGCGGTTATGCCTGGCCCGAAGGCGCCTTCGCCGGATGGCAATTTGGCTTTACGTGGAATCACTTGTGGTATCTCGTGTACTTGCTGCTGTACACCATCGTGCTCGTGGCGCTGCAGCCGCTGCTGGGACGGATAAAACCGTACTTCCGGCGCCTGCGCGGCTGGCGCCTGCTGGTCTTGCCGGCCCTGCCCGCCCTGGCCGCCACGGCATTCCTGAAGATGCGCTATCCGGAAACCCATGCGATAGTGCGCGACTGGTATGCGCACGGCATCTATTTCACGCTGTTCGTGTATGGCTGGTGGCTGGGCAATGACAAGGGCTTGTGGGCGGAACTGGCGCGCCTGCGCTGGCATACGCTGTGGCTGGGTCTGGGCGCGTTTGCCGTGTACATGGCATTCGACCAGATTTATTCGGAGAACCTGCTGACCTGGGCCTCGTTTGGCTCATGGCCGATGCGCAACCTGTACATGTGGCTGGCCATCTGCGCCATCCTGGGCTGGTCGCACACTTTGCTCAATAAACCGTTTGCCTGGCTGCCATGGGCGCGCCAGGCCGTCTTTCCCTGGTACCTATTGCACCAGAGCGCAATCGTGCTGCTGGCCTACTGGCTCGTGCCCCTGAAACTGGGCCCCGTGCTGGAGCCACTGCTGATCTTCATCGGGACGGTGGCGACCTGCTGGCTGGGGACATCGCTGCTGATCAGCAAGATCAACTGGCTGCGCCCCTGCTTCGGCTTGCCCGCCCAGCCAGGGCGACGCCTGACGGCGGACACAGCCTTGGCGGCGAACTAG
- a CDS encoding long-chain-fatty-acid--CoA ligase, whose protein sequence is MDKIWLKSYPDSVPAEIDCTQYRSVTHLLEESFQKYADRNAFVCMDKFLTYRELDKLSLQMGAWLQSKGLKTGARVAIMLPNVLQYPVAMAAILRAGYTVVNVNPLYTPRELQHQLIDSGSEAIIVLENFATTVEQVLPHTQVKHVIVATMGDLLGGLKGTIVNFVVRNIKKMVPAFSLPNAISFNKMLAEGARLSLTPVQQGHDDIVFLQYTGGTTGVSKGAMLLHHNVIANVLQNEAWISPVMTKEMRATSMGFMCALPLYHIYSLTVSALMGMRVGGLNVLIPNPRDIPGFVKELSKHKIVVFPAVNTLYNALLNNADFAKLDFSSYKVCNGGGMALQRNVAERWLKLTGCPLIEGYGMSETSPVVTGNRVDITEFTGTIGLPFPSTEVAILNDDGVEVPLGEPGEIAVRGPQVMAGYWQRPDETAKSMTADGYFKTGDVGVMDERGYVKIVDRKKDMIIVSGFNVYPNEVEDVVASCPGVLECACIGVPDANAGEAVKVFVVRKDPNLTVEQIREHCKHELTAYKKPKYIEFRDELPKTNVGKILRRQLRDEKKVA, encoded by the coding sequence ATGGACAAGATTTGGTTGAAGTCGTACCCGGACAGCGTTCCCGCAGAGATCGACTGCACGCAATACCGTTCCGTCACGCATTTGCTGGAAGAGTCGTTCCAGAAATATGCGGACCGCAACGCTTTCGTGTGCATGGATAAATTCCTCACCTACCGCGAGCTCGACAAGCTGTCGCTGCAGATGGGCGCCTGGCTGCAAAGCAAGGGCCTGAAGACGGGCGCGCGCGTGGCGATCATGCTGCCGAACGTGCTGCAGTATCCGGTGGCCATGGCGGCGATCTTGCGTGCCGGCTACACGGTGGTCAACGTCAACCCGCTGTACACGCCCCGTGAATTGCAGCACCAGCTGATCGACTCGGGCAGCGAAGCGATCATCGTGCTGGAAAACTTCGCCACCACGGTCGAGCAGGTGTTGCCGCATACCCAGGTCAAGCACGTGATCGTTGCCACCATGGGCGACTTGCTGGGCGGACTGAAAGGCACCATCGTCAACTTCGTCGTGCGCAATATCAAGAAAATGGTGCCCGCGTTTTCCTTGCCGAACGCCATCAGTTTCAACAAGATGCTGGCCGAAGGCGCACGCCTGAGCCTGACGCCGGTGCAGCAGGGGCATGACGATATCGTCTTCCTGCAATACACGGGTGGCACGACGGGCGTGTCGAAGGGCGCGATGTTGTTGCACCATAACGTGATCGCCAACGTGCTGCAAAACGAGGCGTGGATTTCGCCCGTGATGACCAAGGAGATGCGCGCCACCTCGATGGGCTTCATGTGCGCCTTGCCCCTGTATCACATCTATTCGTTGACGGTCAGCGCCCTGATGGGCATGCGCGTGGGCGGCTTGAACGTGCTGATTCCCAATCCGCGCGACATCCCCGGTTTCGTCAAGGAATTGTCCAAGCACAAGATCGTCGTCTTCCCGGCCGTCAATACCTTGTACAACGCGCTGCTGAACAATGCCGATTTTGCCAAGCTCGATTTCTCCAGCTACAAAGTGTGCAATGGCGGCGGCATGGCCTTGCAGCGCAACGTGGCCGAACGCTGGCTGAAACTGACGGGCTGCCCGCTGATCGAAGGCTATGGCATGTCGGAAACGTCGCCCGTGGTGACGGGCAACCGTGTCGACATCACGGAATTTACGGGCACCATCGGCTTGCCGTTCCCGTCGACGGAGGTGGCGATTCTCAACGACGATGGCGTGGAAGTGCCGCTGGGCGAGCCGGGCGAGATCGCCGTGCGCGGCCCGCAAGTGATGGCCGGTTACTGGCAGCGTCCGGACGAGACGGCCAAGTCGATGACGGCCGACGGTTACTTCAAGACGGGCGACGTGGGTGTCATGGACGAGCGCGGCTACGTAAAAATCGTGGATCGCAAGAAAGACATGATCATCGTGTCCGGCTTCAATGTGTATCCGAACGAGGTGGAAGACGTGGTCGCCTCGTGCCCGGGCGTGCTCGAGTGCGCTTGCATCGGCGTGCCGGACGCCAACGCGGGTGAAGCCGTAAAAGTGTTTGTCGTGCGCAAGGATCCGAACCTGACGGTGGAACAGATCCGCGAGCATTGTAAACATGAATTGACGGCCTACAAGAAACCGAAATACATCGAGTTCCGCGATGAATTGCCGAAGACCAATGTCGGCAAGATCTTGCGCCGTCAATTGCGCGACGAAAAGAAGGTTGCCTAG
- a CDS encoding long-chain fatty acid--CoA ligase, with amino-acid sequence MEKIWLKSYPPGVPADIDPDQYRSLVHLLEEAFQKYADRNAYVCMDKFLTYAELDTYSRQLGAWLQSRGLKKGARVALMMPNVLQYPIAIAAVLRAGYTVVNVNPLYTPRELEHQLNDSGSEAIIVLENFAHTLEQVLGKTAVKHIIVASMGEMLGGLKGMIVNFVVRNVKKMVPAYSLPNAMRFKQALALGSRMKLTPVELSVNDPAFLQYTGGTTGVSKGATLSHRNVIANVLQSEAWSGAALDQNSQEQMIVVCALPLYHIFALTACAMWGTRVGALNILIPNPRDIPGLIKELGKYKFNLLPAVNTLYNALVNHPDFAKLDFSGLKIANGGGMAVQQAVNDKWLQVTGVSIIEGYGLSETSPVATCNRADSTAFSGTIGLPVPSTEIAILDDDGKEVPLGQTGEIAIRGPQVMSGYWNRPDETAKVMTADGYFKSGDVGIMDERGYVKIVDRKKDMILVSGFNVYPNEVEAVIAAHPGVLECACVGVPDEHSGEAVKVFVVRKDPNLTQAVLAAYCKEQFTGYKRPKYIEFRDELPKTNVGKILRRALRDETKIAA; translated from the coding sequence ATGGAAAAAATTTGGCTGAAGTCGTATCCTCCCGGCGTCCCCGCCGACATCGATCCTGATCAATATCGTTCGCTGGTGCATTTGCTGGAAGAAGCGTTTCAAAAATATGCGGACCGCAACGCCTATGTCTGCATGGACAAATTTCTCACCTATGCCGAACTCGATACCTACTCGCGCCAGCTGGGTGCCTGGCTGCAAAGCCGCGGCCTGAAAAAGGGCGCGCGAGTGGCCCTGATGATGCCGAACGTGCTGCAGTATCCGATCGCCATTGCCGCCGTCCTGCGCGCCGGCTACACGGTGGTCAACGTCAACCCTTTATATACGCCGCGCGAACTCGAGCATCAGCTCAACGACTCGGGCAGCGAAGCCATCATCGTGCTGGAAAACTTTGCCCATACCTTGGAGCAAGTGCTGGGCAAGACGGCCGTCAAGCACATCATCGTCGCCAGCATGGGCGAGATGCTGGGCGGCTTGAAGGGCATGATCGTCAATTTTGTCGTGCGCAACGTCAAGAAGATGGTGCCCGCGTATTCCTTGCCGAACGCCATGCGCTTCAAGCAGGCGCTGGCGCTGGGCAGCCGCATGAAACTCACGCCCGTCGAGCTGAGCGTCAACGACCCCGCCTTCCTCCAATACACGGGTGGCACGACGGGCGTGTCGAAAGGCGCGACCTTGAGCCACCGCAATGTGATCGCCAATGTGCTGCAAAGCGAAGCGTGGTCGGGCGCGGCGCTCGACCAGAACAGTCAGGAGCAGATGATCGTCGTGTGCGCCTTGCCGCTGTACCATATCTTCGCCCTGACGGCGTGCGCGATGTGGGGTACGCGCGTGGGCGCGCTGAATATCCTGATCCCGAATCCGCGCGATATCCCGGGCCTGATCAAGGAGCTGGGCAAGTACAAATTCAATCTGCTGCCTGCGGTCAATACCTTGTATAACGCGCTGGTCAATCACCCCGATTTCGCCAAGCTCGATTTCTCGGGCTTGAAGATCGCCAATGGCGGCGGCATGGCGGTGCAGCAAGCCGTCAACGACAAATGGCTGCAAGTGACGGGCGTGTCCATCATCGAAGGCTATGGCTTGTCGGAAACGTCGCCTGTCGCCACCTGCAACCGCGCCGACAGCACGGCGTTTTCCGGCACCATCGGCTTGCCCGTGCCGTCGACCGAGATCGCCATCCTCGATGATGACGGCAAGGAAGTGCCACTGGGGCAGACGGGCGAAATCGCCATCCGCGGCCCGCAAGTGATGAGCGGCTACTGGAACCGTCCCGATGAAACGGCCAAGGTCATGACGGCCGACGGCTACTTCAAGTCGGGCGACGTGGGCATCATGGACGAGCGCGGCTACGTGAAGATCGTCGACCGCAAGAAAGACATGATCCTCGTCTCCGGCTTCAATGTATATCCGAACGAAGTCGAGGCCGTCATCGCGGCCCATCCGGGCGTGCTCGAGTGCGCGTGCGTGGGCGTGCCGGACGAGCATTCTGGCGAAGCCGTGAAAGTGTTTGTCGTGCGCAAGGATCCGAACCTGACCCAGGCCGTGCTGGCCGCGTATTGCAAGGAACAATTCACGGGCTACAAGCGGCCGAAATACATCGAGTTCCGCGATGAACTGCCGAAGACCAACGTTGGCAAGATTTTGCGTCGCGCCCTGCGTGACGAAACGAAGATAGCAGCATAA
- a CDS encoding aminopeptidase, with the protein MARWPARLLVGTLCVVLGGCTQLRYYTQAAQGQYALWSGARPIGDWLDDPATEPRLKVRLAKAQQIRRFAVSELDLPDNGSYKNYASLQRPFVLWNVVATPELSLQPLQWCFPIAGCVNYRGYYSKDEALAYAAELRAQHYDVQVGGVPAYSTLGWFDDPLLSTFINYNDAELARLIFHELAHQVVYVPGDSAFNESFASAVEEAGVQRWLTREGNDAMRAAYAQYTARRQDFLALLLQYRGELETVYASDASDAEKRARKAQVFVALKQAYQLLKQHWGGFAGYDRWFEQPLSNAHLASVSTYNEFLPAFKKLLEEKKNFRAFYAAVHTMSQLSKPERRHALEQLSSP; encoded by the coding sequence ATGGCGCGCTGGCCGGCCCGCTTGCTTGTCGGTACCTTGTGCGTGGTGCTGGGCGGCTGCACGCAGTTGCGCTATTACACGCAGGCGGCGCAGGGGCAATATGCGCTGTGGTCCGGCGCGCGTCCCATCGGCGACTGGCTCGACGACCCGGCCACCGAGCCGCGACTGAAAGTGCGCCTGGCCAAGGCGCAGCAGATCCGCCGCTTTGCCGTCAGCGAGCTGGATTTACCGGACAATGGCAGCTACAAGAACTACGCCTCCCTGCAGCGCCCCTTCGTGCTGTGGAACGTGGTGGCCACGCCGGAACTGTCGCTGCAGCCCCTGCAATGGTGTTTTCCCATCGCCGGCTGCGTCAATTACCGCGGCTATTACAGCAAGGACGAGGCACTCGCGTATGCGGCCGAACTGCGCGCCCAGCATTACGACGTGCAGGTGGGTGGCGTGCCCGCGTATTCCACGCTGGGCTGGTTCGACGATCCCTTGCTGTCGACCTTTATCAATTACAACGATGCGGAACTGGCGCGCCTGATCTTCCATGAACTGGCGCACCAGGTCGTGTACGTGCCCGGCGATTCTGCCTTCAATGAATCGTTTGCCAGCGCCGTGGAAGAGGCAGGCGTGCAGCGCTGGCTGACGCGCGAGGGCAATGACGCGATGCGCGCGGCATACGCCCAGTACACGGCGCGGCGTCAGGATTTCCTCGCCCTGCTGCTGCAATACCGTGGCGAACTGGAGACCGTGTATGCGAGCGACGCCAGCGATGCGGAGAAACGCGCGCGCAAGGCGCAGGTGTTCGTGGCGCTGAAACAGGCATATCAATTGCTCAAGCAACACTGGGGTGGTTTTGCCGGTTATGACCGCTGGTTCGAGCAGCCATTGAGCAATGCGCACCTGGCTTCCGTGTCCACCTACAATGAATTTTTGCCAGCCTTCAAAAAATTGCTGGAAGAAAAAAAGAACTTTCGTGCTTTTTATGCTGCAGTGCACACAATGTCTCAACTCAGCAAGCCTGAGCGCAGGCATGCGCTGGAACAATTGTCCAGCCCCTGA
- a CDS encoding molybdopterin-containing oxidoreductase family protein, whose protein sequence is MTTTQVRAACPLDCPDTCALLVTVTDGVATAVKGDPDHPTTAGVLCTKVSRFTERTYHADRLLHPLRRVGKKGEGKFERISWEEALQTIAARLKPIAARDPQAILPYSYCGTMGLVQGESMSSRFFNQLGASLLDRTICASAGATGYRYTVGASIGTDMEQFQKAKLIIIWGGNPIASNLHFWMRAQEAKRNGATLIAIDPYRSLTAEKCHQHIALLPGTDAALALGLMHVLITEELVDHDYIAQYTIGYAELKQRALEWPPERVAEVCGITAAEVVDLARLYGQACRSGEGAAIRANYGVQRVHGGGMAVRNIACLPALTGAWRHPAGGMQLSSSGSFPVNRKALQRPDLLKGAPRTINMSTIGDDLLKESSAEFGPQVEAVIVYNSNPLAVAPDSSKVAQGFAREDLFTVVLEHFQTDTVDYADIVLPATTQLEHVDAHSTYGHLYMMANNAAVAPLGEAKANTEIFRLLAQHMGFDDPCFQESDDALAAKAFDTTDARAVHFDWESLKRTGWQKLAMAEAPFAHGGFPTPSGKCELYSSAMAQAGLDPLPTYIAPHESPASNPALAARYPLAMISPPARNFLNSTFVNVKSLRAAEGEPHLDIHPDDCAARGIAAGDMVRIFNDRGSFVAKARVTDKARRGLVVGLSVWWKKLASDGKNANEVTSQRLTDMGRAPTFYDTLVEVEKAG, encoded by the coding sequence ATGACCACCACCCAAGTGCGCGCCGCCTGCCCGCTCGATTGCCCCGATACCTGCGCCTTGCTGGTCACCGTGACCGATGGGGTGGCCACGGCCGTCAAGGGCGATCCGGACCACCCGACCACGGCTGGCGTGCTGTGCACGAAGGTGTCGCGCTTCACGGAGCGTACCTACCATGCGGACCGGCTGCTGCATCCGCTGCGCCGCGTGGGCAAGAAGGGCGAAGGCAAGTTCGAGCGCATCAGCTGGGAAGAAGCCCTGCAGACCATCGCCGCCCGCTTGAAACCGATCGCCGCGCGCGATCCGCAGGCGATCTTGCCGTATAGCTACTGCGGCACCATGGGCCTGGTGCAGGGCGAATCGATGTCCTCGCGTTTCTTCAACCAGCTCGGCGCTTCCTTGCTGGACCGCACCATCTGCGCCTCGGCCGGCGCCACGGGCTACCGCTACACGGTGGGCGCCAGCATCGGCACGGACATGGAGCAGTTCCAGAAAGCCAAATTGATCATCATCTGGGGCGGCAACCCGATCGCTTCGAACCTGCACTTCTGGATGCGCGCGCAAGAGGCCAAGCGTAACGGCGCCACCCTGATCGCCATCGACCCCTACCGCTCGCTGACGGCCGAGAAATGCCATCAGCACATCGCCTTGCTGCCGGGGACCGATGCAGCCCTGGCGCTGGGCTTGATGCATGTGCTGATCACGGAAGAGCTGGTCGACCATGACTATATCGCGCAGTACACCATCGGCTATGCGGAACTGAAACAGCGTGCCCTGGAATGGCCGCCCGAGCGCGTGGCCGAGGTGTGCGGCATCACGGCCGCCGAAGTGGTGGACCTGGCGCGCCTGTACGGTCAGGCTTGCCGCTCCGGCGAGGGCGCCGCCATCCGTGCCAACTACGGCGTGCAGCGCGTGCACGGCGGCGGCATGGCCGTGCGCAATATCGCTTGCCTGCCGGCGCTGACGGGCGCCTGGCGCCATCCGGCCGGCGGCATGCAGCTGTCGAGCTCGGGTTCCTTCCCCGTCAACCGCAAGGCCCTGCAACGCCCCGACTTATTGAAAGGCGCGCCGCGCACCATCAACATGAGCACCATCGGCGACGATTTGCTGAAAGAAAGTTCCGCCGAGTTCGGTCCGCAAGTGGAAGCCGTGATCGTCTACAACTCGAACCCGCTGGCCGTGGCGCCTGACTCCTCGAAAGTGGCGCAGGGTTTTGCCCGCGAGGATTTGTTTACGGTCGTGCTCGAACACTTCCAGACCGACACCGTCGATTACGCCGACATCGTGTTGCCTGCCACCACGCAGCTCGAACACGTCGACGCGCACTCCACCTACGGCCACCTGTACATGATGGCGAACAACGCGGCCGTGGCGCCGCTGGGCGAAGCGAAGGCGAATACGGAAATCTTCCGTTTGCTGGCGCAGCACATGGGCTTTGATGACCCATGCTTCCAGGAAAGCGACGACGCGCTGGCAGCCAAGGCGTTCGATACGACGGATGCGCGCGCCGTGCATTTCGACTGGGAATCGCTGAAGCGCACGGGCTGGCAAAAGCTGGCCATGGCCGAGGCGCCATTTGCCCACGGTGGTTTCCCCACGCCATCGGGCAAGTGCGAGTTGTATTCCAGCGCCATGGCGCAGGCGGGGCTCGATCCCTTGCCCACCTATATCGCGCCGCACGAATCGCCAGCCAGCAACCCCGCGCTGGCGGCCCGTTATCCGCTGGCCATGATTTCTCCGCCGGCACGCAATTTCCTCAATTCCACCTTTGTGAACGTGAAAAGCCTGCGCGCGGCCGAGGGCGAGCCGCACCTCGACATTCACCCTGACGACTGCGCCGCGCGCGGCATCGCGGCCGGCGACATGGTGCGCATTTTCAACGACCGCGGCAGCTTCGTGGCCAAGGCCAGGGTCACGGACAAGGCGAGACGCGGCCTGGTGGTGGGCTTGTCCGTGTGGTGGAAGAAACTGGCCAGCGACGGCAAGAACGCCAATGAAGTGACGAGCCAGCGCCTGACGGACATGGGCCGCGCGCCGACCTTCTACGATACGCTGGTCGAAGTGGAAAAGGCTGGCTGA
- a CDS encoding M20 aminoacylase family protein has product MKLVDPILAFQSELQGIRRDLHAHPELCYEEQRTSDVVAAKLTEWGIPVVRGLGRTGVVGIIKNGTSTRAIGLRADMDALPMQEMNTFEHASRHPGKMHACGHDGHTAMLLGAAHYLAQHRNFDGTVYLVFQPAEEGGAGAREMIADGLFSRFPMDAIYGMHNWPGAETGTLSVVEGPMMASSNEFHVTVKGKGAHAAQPHKGIDPVMVAVQIAQSWQTVITRNKSPLDTAVLSITQIHAGSATNVIPDDASLVGTVRTFTTPVLDLIEERMRDIAVHTAAAFGAEVDFHFKRNYPPLVNHAKETAFAVEVMKSVVGEDKVNANVEPTMGAEDFAFFLQEKAGCYVFIGNGDGEHRDGGHGLGPCVLHNGSYDFNDNLLPIGASFWVKLAEASLPVA; this is encoded by the coding sequence ATGAAACTAGTTGATCCGATCTTGGCGTTTCAATCCGAGCTGCAAGGTATCCGCCGCGACCTGCACGCGCATCCCGAGCTGTGCTACGAAGAACAGCGCACCTCGGACGTGGTCGCCGCCAAGCTGACGGAGTGGGGCATTCCCGTGGTACGCGGGCTGGGCCGCACTGGCGTGGTCGGCATCATCAAAAATGGTACTTCGACACGCGCCATCGGCTTGCGTGCCGATATGGATGCCTTGCCGATGCAGGAAATGAATACCTTCGAGCATGCTTCGCGCCATCCTGGCAAGATGCACGCCTGCGGCCACGACGGCCACACGGCCATGCTGCTGGGCGCCGCTCATTACCTGGCGCAGCACCGGAACTTCGATGGCACGGTCTACCTCGTCTTCCAGCCTGCGGAAGAAGGCGGCGCCGGCGCGCGTGAAATGATAGCAGACGGCTTGTTTAGCCGCTTTCCCATGGATGCCATCTATGGCATGCACAACTGGCCGGGCGCCGAAACGGGCACCCTGAGCGTGGTGGAAGGGCCGATGATGGCCTCCAGCAATGAGTTCCACGTCACCGTCAAGGGCAAGGGCGCGCACGCGGCCCAGCCCCACAAGGGCATCGACCCCGTCATGGTGGCCGTGCAGATCGCGCAAAGCTGGCAAACCGTCATCACTCGCAACAAGAGTCCGCTCGACACGGCCGTGCTGTCCATCACGCAAATCCACGCGGGCAGCGCCACCAATGTGATTCCCGATGACGCCAGCCTGGTCGGCACCGTGCGTACCTTCACCACGCCCGTGCTGGACTTGATCGAAGAGCGCATGCGCGACATTGCCGTGCACACGGCCGCCGCCTTTGGCGCGGAAGTCGACTTCCACTTCAAGCGCAACTACCCGCCGCTGGTCAACCATGCGAAAGAAACGGCGTTTGCCGTCGAGGTGATGAAAAGCGTGGTCGGCGAGGACAAGGTCAACGCGAATGTCGAGCCGACCATGGGCGCCGAAGATTTTGCCTTCTTCCTGCAAGAAAAAGCCGGCTGCTACGTCTTCATCGGCAATGGCGACGGCGAACACCGCGACGGCGGCCACGGACTCGGTCCGTGCGTCTTGCACAATGGCAGCTACGACTTCAACGACAATCTGCTGCCCATCGGCGCCAGTTTCTGGGTCAAGCTGGCCGAAGCGAGCCTGCCCGTCGCCTGA